The following proteins come from a genomic window of Oscillatoria sp. FACHB-1407:
- a CDS encoding pentapeptide repeat-containing protein — MANRVLLALLQQGADNWNEWWHTHLSESESKPDLSKASLSEVDLNRVILPGAILIEANLRGANLSRAHLSLADFTFAQLEHVDLRWANLQGARLHTAILQGANLSEAYLESAILTQTNLQAAQLKQANLTRVNGDRADFRWADLSGAKLQEATLTNADLRGTNLTGAKLIKADLRGADLSLSDLVGANLSEANLQGANLCGADLSRTNLNSANLTGTNLREAYLRETNFSAADLREANLTNAYWHNVNLTDAKLNSVERREIQVQGVALARGLSL; from the coding sequence ATGGCAAATCGAGTATTGCTGGCTCTACTCCAACAGGGAGCAGACAACTGGAATGAATGGTGGCACACCCACCTGAGTGAGTCAGAGAGCAAACCGGATCTGAGCAAGGCTTCCCTCAGTGAGGTTGACCTCAACAGAGTGATTTTGCCAGGAGCCATCCTAATCGAGGCAAATCTGCGAGGAGCCAACCTGTCGCGTGCTCATCTCAGTCTTGCCGATTTTACCTTTGCCCAATTAGAGCACGTGGATTTGCGCTGGGCTAACTTGCAGGGGGCTCGCCTGCATACAGCGATCTTACAGGGGGCAAACTTAAGCGAAGCCTATCTGGAATCTGCCATCCTAACTCAAACAAATTTACAGGCAGCCCAACTGAAACAGGCAAACTTGACCAGAGTAAACGGCGATCGCGCCGATTTTAGATGGGCTGATTTGTCGGGCGCAAAACTGCAAGAAGCGACCTTGACGAACGCTGATCTGCGGGGGACTAATTTAACCGGAGCAAAGTTGATCAAAGCCGATTTACGTGGGGCAGATTTGAGCTTATCCGATCTGGTTGGGGCAAATCTAAGTGAGGCTAACCTGCAAGGTGCCAATTTGTGTGGAGCAGACCTGAGCCGAACTAACTTGAACAGTGCCAACTTGACAGGTACAAACTTACGAGAAGCCTATTTACGCGAAACCAACTTTAGTGCTGCCGATTTGCGAGAAGCCAATTTAACGAACGCTTACTGGCACAATGTGAATTTGACCGATGCCAAGCTGAATTCAGTTGAACGGCGGGAGATTCAGGTACAGGGTGTCGCTCTGGCGCGGGGTCTATCGCTCTAA
- a CDS encoding pentapeptide repeat-containing protein translates to MTDRKMTRGATTTPMPEQEQLALLTRGVDIWNEWRQTCHDRPCLGEADLSAAKLKKINFSETDLSATTLVEADLSEADLSKAILIETILSRAKLRKADLSEAYLSHALLNEAALHEALLTEAVLIGANLREANFRKANLKAAILSQADLIRAILSEAILTHANLSEAVLIGAILIEANLRDANLVNANLSLADLSRADLSHANLEGADLSGASLAGAILTGVNLNRANLTGVDLSMVDLSQVNLQGVNLDGVAADKSTLPAQGLSPADEQPWLTLEDFQRLGADWGHG, encoded by the coding sequence GTGACAGACCGAAAAATGACACGAGGTGCCACAACAACCCCTATGCCTGAGCAAGAACAACTCGCGTTATTGACCCGTGGTGTTGATATTTGGAATGAATGGCGACAGACTTGCCATGACAGACCGTGTTTGGGTGAGGCGGATCTGAGTGCTGCCAAACTCAAAAAGATTAACTTTAGCGAAACAGACTTGAGTGCAACCACGCTAGTTGAGGCAGATTTGAGTGAAGCCGATTTAAGCAAGGCGATTCTGATTGAAACCATTCTCAGTCGAGCCAAGTTACGCAAAGCCGACCTGAGCGAAGCTTATTTAAGCCATGCTCTGTTAAATGAAGCGGCTCTGCATGAGGCACTGTTAACCGAAGCGGTTTTAATTGGGGCAAACCTGCGAGAGGCAAACTTTCGGAAAGCCAATCTCAAAGCAGCCATCTTGAGCCAAGCCGATCTCATTCGAGCTATTTTGAGTGAGGCAATACTAACCCATGCCAACTTGAGTGAAGCGGTTTTGATTGGGGCAATTTTAATCGAAGCCAACTTACGAGACGCCAATCTTGTCAATGCGAATTTGAGCCTTGCCGATTTGAGTCGTGCCGATCTGAGTCATGCCAATTTAGAAGGAGCAGACTTAAGTGGAGCCAGTTTAGCAGGGGCTATATTGACCGGGGTTAACTTAAACCGGGCGAATCTAACAGGGGTAGACCTGAGCATGGTTGATCTGAGCCAGGTCAATTTACAGGGGGTAAACTTAGACGGTGTTGCCGCTGACAAATCCACTTTACCTGCACAGGGTTTATCGCCTGCCGATGAGCAACCGTGGCTAACCCTGGAGGATTTTCAGCGATTAGGTGCCGACTGGGGGCACGGTTAA
- a CDS encoding MarR family winged helix-turn-helix transcriptional regulator — protein sequence MAESSIPDGECAPRVAPNSPVQDETVAFVEQWQKVLAPRGLGYRIKLLSQLFARRFQERLEPFGLTPFHWVVLCCLWEENGLPTSSIGDRLQQVGGTLTGVLDRMEERGLIRRERDRQDRRIWRIWLTPAGEQLKRVLPPIALEIRESALQGISESDRQLMSQLVDRLIANLS from the coding sequence ATGGCAGAATCAAGTATTCCCGATGGAGAGTGTGCCCCAAGAGTTGCGCCTAATTCCCCGGTTCAAGACGAAACAGTTGCTTTTGTTGAGCAATGGCAAAAAGTATTAGCTCCGAGAGGGTTAGGCTATCGTATTAAATTACTCTCTCAACTGTTTGCGCGGCGATTTCAAGAGCGGTTAGAACCCTTTGGATTGACTCCGTTTCATTGGGTTGTCCTGTGCTGTCTCTGGGAGGAGAATGGGCTACCAACCTCTAGCATTGGCGATCGCCTGCAACAGGTGGGCGGTACGCTCACCGGGGTTTTGGATCGGATGGAGGAACGGGGGTTAATTCGGCGGGAGCGCGATCGCCAGGATCGACGCATCTGGCGCATCTGGCTGACCCCCGCAGGTGAGCAACTCAAGCGAGTGCTGCCGCCGATTGCGCTAGAAATTCGAGAATCGGCACTACAAGGCATATCTGAGAGCGATCGCCAATTGATGTCGCAACTGGTTGATCGGTTGATCGCTAACCTGTCGTAA